The following proteins are co-located in the Nitrospira sp. genome:
- a CDS encoding heme lyase CcmF/NrfE family subunit, with the protein MIPEVGHFALILALCVALVQGILPIYGAAAGSPVLMSVAKPAARTQFLLVLTAFCCLGYAFADKDFSVLYVAANANSQLPLHYRLAAIWGAHEGSLLLWTFILTLWMFAVTLFSTHLPETMRARILGVMGLVSVGFLLFMLTVSNPFERLIPAAPDGRDLNPLLQDPGMVMHPPMLYMGYVGFSVAFAFAIAALLGGNLDAAWARWSRPWTTVAWCFLTVGIALGSGWAYYELGWGGWWFWDPVENASFMPWLAGTALMHSLAVTDKRGGFKVWTVLLAIMAFSLSLLGTFLVRSGVLTSVHAFATDPKRGLFILAFLAVVIGGSLLLYAWRAPRVGLGGGFDLVSRESMLLANNVLLVVAMGSVLLGTLYPLFLDALGLGKISVGPPYFDTVFVPLMTPALFLMGIGPIAQWKKASLPDLAMRLRWAFGASVVTALLLPLALGKWTPLLSLGLLLPAWIVTTTLVNLRERASHLAGTTLVSGLAALPRAYWGMVLAHCGIAVFIVGVTMVKGFEVEQDLRMNVGETATIGGYTFRFDGAQDVKGPNYRAARGTFHVTKDGRDVTVMYPEKRLYSVQNQTMTEAAIDSGLWRDLYVSLGEPLAAGAWSVRLYHKPCVDWIWGGCLIMALGGLLAVSDRRYRLAWRRERPEEPEARHPLSKRVA; encoded by the coding sequence CGCGCTCTGTGTGGCGTTGGTGCAGGGAATCCTGCCCATCTATGGCGCCGCGGCCGGGAGTCCGGTCTTGATGTCCGTCGCGAAACCGGCGGCGCGCACGCAGTTTCTGTTGGTCTTGACCGCTTTCTGTTGCCTCGGCTACGCCTTTGCCGACAAAGATTTTTCGGTCCTCTATGTCGCGGCCAATGCCAACTCGCAATTGCCGCTGCATTATCGGCTTGCCGCCATCTGGGGCGCGCACGAAGGCTCCCTGCTGTTGTGGACCTTCATCCTGACGCTCTGGATGTTCGCCGTGACGCTGTTCTCCACCCATCTGCCGGAGACGATGCGCGCGCGGATTCTCGGGGTGATGGGCTTGGTCAGCGTGGGGTTTCTTCTGTTCATGTTGACCGTGTCGAATCCGTTTGAGCGATTGATTCCCGCCGCGCCCGATGGCCGTGATCTGAATCCTCTGCTGCAAGATCCCGGCATGGTCATGCACCCGCCGATGCTTTATATGGGCTATGTCGGATTCTCCGTGGCCTTCGCCTTTGCCATTGCGGCGTTGCTGGGGGGCAATCTCGATGCGGCCTGGGCCCGCTGGTCGCGCCCCTGGACGACGGTGGCCTGGTGTTTCCTGACGGTCGGCATCGCGCTGGGCAGCGGCTGGGCCTACTACGAACTGGGCTGGGGCGGCTGGTGGTTTTGGGATCCAGTTGAAAATGCGTCATTTATGCCCTGGCTGGCCGGAACGGCATTGATGCATTCGCTCGCCGTCACGGATAAACGGGGCGGGTTCAAGGTCTGGACGGTCTTGCTGGCGATCATGGCATTTTCCCTGAGCCTGCTCGGGACATTCCTGGTGCGCTCCGGTGTCCTGACGTCGGTCCATGCCTTTGCGACGGATCCGAAGCGCGGACTCTTCATTCTGGCGTTCCTGGCGGTCGTCATCGGCGGGTCGCTGCTGCTCTATGCCTGGCGGGCGCCGCGTGTGGGGTTGGGCGGGGGATTCGATCTCGTCTCGCGTGAGTCGATGCTCCTGGCTAACAATGTGTTGCTGGTTGTGGCCATGGGATCGGTGCTGTTGGGGACCTTGTACCCGCTGTTTCTGGATGCGTTGGGATTAGGCAAGATTTCCGTCGGTCCCCCCTATTTCGATACGGTGTTCGTCCCGCTCATGACGCCCGCCCTCTTTCTGATGGGGATCGGTCCCATCGCGCAATGGAAGAAGGCGAGCCTGCCGGATTTGGCCATGCGTCTGCGCTGGGCCTTCGGGGCCAGTGTGGTGACCGCCCTGCTGCTGCCATTGGCGCTGGGCAAGTGGACGCCGCTTCTCAGCCTGGGGCTGCTGTTGCCGGCATGGATTGTGACGACGACTCTCGTGAACCTTCGGGAACGAGCGAGCCATCTTGCCGGCACGACGCTCGTGAGCGGGCTGGCGGCTCTTCCTCGGGCCTATTGGGGCATGGTGCTCGCGCATTGCGGCATCGCCGTTTTTATTGTCGGCGTGACGATGGTCAAAGGGTTTGAGGTGGAGCAGGATCTGCGAATGAATGTCGGGGAGACGGCGACGATCGGCGGCTACACCTTCCGATTCGACGGGGCGCAGGACGTGAAAGGGCCGAACTACCGGGCGGCGCGCGGCACCTTCCATGTGACCAAGGACGGGCGTGATGTCACGGTGATGTATCCGGAGAAGCGGCTCTACTCCGTTCAAAATCAAACCATGACCGAAGCCGCGATCGATTCAGGCCTGTGGCGTGACCTGTATGTCTCATTGGGCGAGCCGCTCGCGGCTGGCGCCTGGAGCGTGCGGCTCTACCATAAACCCTGTGTGGATTGGATTTGGGGCGGGTGCTTGATCATGGCACTGGGCGGCCTGTTGGCCGTGAGCGATCGACGGTATCGGCTGGCCTGGCGCCGGGAACGGCCAGAGGAGCCGGAGGCGCGTCACCCTCTGAGCAAGCGTGTGGCATGA
- a CDS encoding DsbE family thiol:disulfide interchange protein: MKRFLLPLAIFAVLVGFLAVGLTLNPREVPSPLVGKPAPAFRLPQLHDQEKTFAPSDMTGQVWLLNVWASWCGGCKEEHPVLMRMAQAGNVPIYGMDYKDRREDALSWLRRQGNPYPVTAVDAEGRIGIDYGVYGVPETYVIDKQGVIRYKQIGPLDDEVVAKTILPLVKELQAQ, from the coding sequence ATGAAACGGTTTCTACTGCCTTTGGCCATCTTTGCAGTACTGGTGGGATTCCTGGCGGTCGGACTGACCCTGAACCCCAGGGAAGTGCCGTCCCCGTTGGTCGGAAAGCCGGCTCCGGCGTTTCGCCTGCCGCAATTGCACGATCAAGAGAAGACCTTCGCTCCGTCTGATATGACCGGCCAGGTGTGGCTGTTAAATGTGTGGGCGTCCTGGTGCGGCGGCTGCAAGGAAGAACATCCGGTCCTGATGCGCATGGCGCAGGCGGGGAATGTGCCGATCTATGGCATGGACTATAAGGATCGCCGCGAGGATGCTCTGAGCTGGCTGCGGCGGCAGGGGAATCCCTATCCCGTGACGGCCGTTGACGCAGAGGGGCGGATCGGCATCGATTACGGCGTGTACGGGGTGCCCGAAACCTATGTGATCGATAAGCAGGGCGTCATTCGCTACAAACAGATCGGACCCTTGGATGACGAGGTGGTCGCCAAGACGATCCTGCCGCTGGTCAAGGAGCTGCAAGCACAATGA
- a CDS encoding cytochrome c-type biogenesis protein — translation MALLLPALAWAGEAKPLAEDPVAEARLKHLAVELRCLVCQNQTLADSNAPLAEDLRREVREMIAKNMSDQEIIDFLVQRYGDFVLYRPPVKATTTLLWIGPFLLLAGGGMALVLVLRRRGQAVTDAPVTEEEHRRVEQLLSHGEKRS, via the coding sequence ATGGCTCTGCTGCTCCCGGCGCTGGCCTGGGCTGGGGAAGCCAAGCCGTTGGCCGAGGACCCGGTGGCTGAGGCGCGGCTGAAGCATCTGGCCGTCGAACTCCGGTGCCTGGTCTGCCAAAACCAAACCCTGGCGGACTCGAATGCTCCGCTCGCGGAAGATTTGCGGCGCGAGGTGCGGGAGATGATCGCCAAGAACATGAGCGACCAGGAGATCATCGACTTTCTCGTGCAGCGGTATGGCGACTTCGTCCTCTACCGGCCGCCGGTGAAAGCCACCACCACCCTCCTCTGGATCGGGCCCTTTCTCTTGCTCGCGGGAGGCGGGATGGCGCTCGTGCTGGTGTTGCGGCGCCGCGGACAGGCGGTGACGGATGCGCCGGTGACCGAGGAAGAGCACAGACGAGTCGAACAGCTCTTGTCACACGGAGAGAAACGATCATGA
- the ccmI gene encoding c-type cytochrome biogenesis protein CcmI — MTLVFWLIAWAMTLLVLGLLLWPILKRQESTAQEEGEKTLSVYRQQFAELEQDHRHAALTDEQYQQSKRELERRLLEETGPVAPTPAATRQPVNRLAIAVALAVVIPTLGGVLYWKLGNPLAITHPTASSPVAQGRDDSDHQTSEGLDALSEKLKKKLEQNPNDGVGWALLARSYAEIGRHADAVPIYEKAMTLIPDDPQLLADYADALGMLQGRTLNGKPEQLIQQALKIDPKHVKSLMLAGTIAFDRREFGQAAQYWERAQANLSADVDSEAKQELLAAITEAKGLAAGKPAAANVAGTSVAPSKPSGQAAAISGMVTLAPALAAKGAPTDTLFVFAREMNGPPMPVSIVRATKKELPFTFTLDDSTSPMPSRTLSDVGSVVIVARLSKSGEAKASSGDLQGMSQPVKPGAKQVTVVIDQEVP; from the coding sequence ATGACGCTCGTATTTTGGTTGATCGCCTGGGCCATGACGCTCCTCGTGCTCGGCTTGCTGCTCTGGCCCATACTCAAGCGGCAGGAATCGACCGCGCAGGAAGAGGGGGAAAAAACCCTGTCGGTCTATCGCCAGCAATTCGCCGAATTGGAGCAAGACCATCGGCATGCGGCGTTGACGGACGAACAGTATCAACAGTCCAAGCGAGAGCTGGAACGCCGGCTGTTGGAAGAGACCGGGCCGGTCGCGCCGACTCCTGCGGCGACACGGCAGCCGGTCAATCGCCTGGCGATTGCCGTGGCTCTGGCGGTCGTCATTCCGACGCTTGGCGGAGTGTTGTACTGGAAGCTGGGCAATCCGCTGGCGATCACCCATCCCACGGCCTCTTCGCCGGTCGCGCAAGGGAGGGACGACTCCGATCATCAAACATCGGAGGGGCTCGACGCGCTGTCAGAAAAATTGAAGAAGAAGCTGGAGCAGAATCCGAACGACGGTGTGGGATGGGCGCTCCTGGCACGATCCTATGCGGAAATCGGCCGGCATGCCGATGCGGTGCCGATATACGAGAAGGCCATGACGCTGATACCTGACGATCCCCAGTTGCTTGCCGACTATGCCGACGCGCTCGGGATGCTGCAGGGCCGCACGCTAAACGGGAAGCCGGAGCAGTTAATTCAGCAGGCGCTGAAGATCGATCCGAAGCATGTGAAGTCCTTGATGCTGGCTGGCACTATCGCATTCGATCGACGGGAGTTCGGTCAAGCGGCGCAATATTGGGAGCGGGCCCAGGCGAACCTTTCCGCCGATGTGGACAGTGAGGCGAAGCAGGAACTGCTGGCCGCGATCACCGAGGCGAAAGGGCTGGCGGCCGGGAAGCCCGCAGCCGCGAATGTAGCAGGAACCTCCGTGGCGCCATCGAAGCCAAGCGGGCAGGCAGCCGCCATCAGCGGCATGGTGACCCTGGCGCCCGCTCTCGCGGCGAAAGGCGCGCCGACCGATACCCTCTTCGTCTTCGCCCGAGAAATGAATGGTCCGCCCATGCCGGTGTCGATCGTGCGCGCGACGAAGAAAGAGCTACCCTTTACGTTCACGCTCGATGACTCGACCAGTCCTATGCCGTCGAGAACACTCTCCGATGTGGGGAGCGTGGTGATCGTGGCGCGGCTCTCCAAGTCCGGAGAGGCGAAGGCGTCGAGCGGCGATTTGCAGGGGATGAGCCAGCCGGTGAAACCGGGCGCCAAGCAGGTCACGGTCGTCATCGATCAAGAAGTGCCGTAG
- a CDS encoding NAD(P)-binding domain-containing protein, which produces MSHTVLTALLYLVPFVIALVLYSRRHRKKERHYRARLAETVKAKIPEPLTLHPVIDTNKCIGSGACVKACPEHALGIVRGKAVLVEPDHCIGHGACESACPVEAISLVFGTEKRGIDIPQVKPTFETNVPGIYIAGELGGMGLIRKGVDQGARAIESLRQYKGAGDQLDVVIVGSGPAGLSASLAAKEANLRFVTVEQEDGLGGTVYHFPRRKLAMTAPMNLPIIGKFDRHEISKEELLEFWNGAIRKTGLKIRFSERMEAIDKVDKGFLVKTSKQSYKTRNVLLAIGRRGTPRKLGVPGEEQPKVVYRLIDAEQYRGQHVLVVGGGDSAAEAALAIAAERGTTVTISCRNDAIYTQPKDKNRQQVRQAVEGKRLTVYLNANVKEIGKETVTLVHEGKDITLKNEAVIVCAGGTLPTPMLKDIGVMVDTYYGQAIAR; this is translated from the coding sequence ATGTCCCACACCGTCCTGACCGCGCTGCTCTATCTTGTGCCGTTCGTGATCGCGCTCGTCCTCTATTCCCGCCGCCATCGGAAGAAGGAACGCCACTACCGTGCCCGTCTGGCTGAAACGGTCAAGGCGAAGATTCCTGAACCGCTGACCTTGCACCCGGTCATCGATACCAACAAGTGCATCGGCTCCGGGGCCTGCGTGAAGGCCTGTCCCGAACATGCGCTGGGGATTGTCAGAGGGAAGGCGGTGCTGGTGGAGCCCGACCATTGTATTGGGCACGGGGCCTGCGAGTCGGCCTGTCCAGTCGAAGCCATCTCGCTGGTGTTTGGGACGGAAAAGCGCGGCATCGACATCCCACAGGTGAAGCCGACGTTTGAGACGAATGTGCCGGGCATCTATATCGCCGGCGAGCTGGGTGGCATGGGATTGATCCGCAAGGGCGTCGATCAGGGAGCCCGGGCCATCGAGTCTCTTCGTCAATACAAGGGGGCCGGCGATCAGCTGGATGTGGTGATCGTGGGGTCAGGACCAGCCGGTCTCTCCGCGTCGCTGGCGGCAAAAGAGGCGAATCTTCGGTTCGTGACGGTTGAACAGGAGGATGGATTGGGCGGCACCGTCTACCATTTTCCCCGTCGGAAACTAGCCATGACGGCGCCGATGAATTTGCCGATTATCGGGAAGTTCGATCGCCACGAAATCAGCAAGGAAGAACTCCTGGAGTTTTGGAATGGCGCGATTCGCAAGACGGGATTGAAAATCAGATTCTCGGAGCGGATGGAGGCGATTGACAAGGTAGACAAGGGCTTCCTCGTGAAAACATCAAAGCAGAGTTACAAAACGAGGAATGTGCTCCTTGCGATCGGGCGGCGTGGGACGCCGCGTAAACTGGGTGTGCCGGGCGAAGAGCAGCCGAAGGTGGTGTACCGCCTGATCGATGCGGAACAATACCGGGGGCAGCATGTGTTGGTGGTTGGAGGTGGCGACAGCGCGGCGGAAGCGGCCTTGGCGATTGCCGCCGAACGAGGGACCACCGTCACGATTTCCTGCCGCAACGATGCCATCTATACCCAGCCCAAAGACAAGAACCGCCAGCAGGTTAGACAAGCCGTGGAGGGAAAGAGGCTCACGGTGTATCTGAATGCCAACGTGAAAGAAATCGGGAAGGAGACGGTGACGCTTGTCCACGAGGGGAAAGACATCACGTTGAAGAACGAGGCCGTGATCGTGTGCGCCGGCGGCACGCTTCCAACGCCGATGCTGAAAGACATTGGTGTCATGGTGGACACCTATTATGGGCAAGCAATCGCGCGCTGA
- a CDS encoding DUF5666 domain-containing protein — protein sequence MTRQSPNASMRIKPLRTSLVLLGLFLSLAACGPAAPGPQAGGGIGGTGSVATVSSGPVTKFGSVFVSGTEYDNTNALYCIDREPCSSENRVKLGMIVLINGTRTTSAGTTQPPTRIADKIIYEETVEGAVQAVSPDGLSLVVLGQVVSVNQKTEIDLSLQGAAPHTLNPTAVLNTVVEISGFVTGDGTILATLIQPHTGIPHYEIEGIVKNHTPSANTFEIGELVVDYSLADISSMPALANQLQTWDGLVVFANGDRWSPGGPGPYGARMIATNVKPRYLGVSNSDDTEVEDFVTRVDGPGDFYLNNVHVRVSAGATFEGGSLGNIMAGTHLDVHGSLIGGVLNATKVAFEGETELQGNVAALNSTDNSLTLAGLPGLTILFDRNTDLHGEGDPRSLLNLRNGDHLHLHGTVLNNTAILATEVERTSPSSAVQVRGRITSAAAPWVVLLGSAIDTSNIPESGFSGPNGATGRSSFFSGLSSGKTVALRGTTLNTTVTWTSARRDN from the coding sequence ATGACTCGTCAATCACCCAATGCCAGCATGCGGATTAAACCCTTACGCACTTCTCTTGTCCTGCTGGGGCTCTTCTTGTCTCTCGCTGCGTGCGGACCCGCCGCCCCAGGACCGCAGGCCGGTGGCGGGATCGGCGGCACCGGATCCGTGGCCACGGTCTCCTCAGGCCCGGTGACGAAATTCGGCAGCGTCTTTGTATCCGGCACCGAATACGATAATACCAATGCCCTCTATTGCATCGACCGCGAGCCCTGCAGTTCCGAGAATCGGGTGAAGCTCGGCATGATCGTGCTCATCAACGGCACTCGCACGACCTCCGCAGGCACGACACAGCCCCCGACACGCATCGCCGACAAAATTATCTATGAAGAAACCGTCGAAGGCGCCGTGCAAGCCGTGTCTCCGGACGGTCTCAGCCTGGTCGTGCTCGGACAAGTCGTCTCGGTGAATCAGAAAACGGAAATTGACCTATCCCTCCAGGGTGCGGCTCCTCATACTCTTAATCCAACAGCCGTGCTGAATACCGTTGTGGAGATCAGCGGCTTCGTAACCGGAGATGGGACTATTCTCGCCACGCTGATTCAGCCCCATACCGGCATCCCCCATTATGAGATTGAAGGGATCGTGAAAAACCACACCCCCTCGGCCAACACGTTTGAGATCGGGGAGCTGGTGGTGGACTACTCACTCGCGGACATCAGCTCCATGCCCGCACTGGCCAACCAACTCCAGACATGGGACGGCCTGGTGGTCTTCGCCAACGGCGATCGGTGGAGTCCAGGCGGGCCAGGCCCCTATGGAGCCAGGATGATCGCGACGAACGTGAAACCGAGATACCTCGGGGTTTCAAACAGTGACGATACCGAAGTCGAAGACTTCGTCACCCGTGTCGACGGACCAGGCGATTTCTATCTCAACAACGTGCATGTCCGGGTAAGTGCGGGCGCGACCTTCGAGGGTGGATCGCTCGGCAACATCATGGCCGGCACGCATCTGGACGTGCATGGTTCCCTGATCGGCGGCGTCCTGAATGCAACAAAGGTGGCGTTCGAGGGTGAGACGGAACTGCAAGGGAATGTAGCGGCCCTCAATTCAACCGATAACTCGTTAACGCTCGCCGGTTTGCCAGGCCTCACGATCCTCTTCGACCGCAACACGGACCTTCACGGCGAAGGCGATCCCCGTTCTCTCCTCAACCTGCGCAACGGCGACCACCTCCATCTTCACGGAACCGTGCTGAATAATACGGCCATCCTGGCGACGGAAGTGGAACGCACCTCTCCCTCCTCTGCGGTGCAGGTGCGCGGCCGCATCACATCCGCGGCTGCTCCATGGGTGGTTCTGCTCGGATCAGCGATCGACACATCGAACATTCCCGAGAGTGGATTCAGTGGGCCCAATGGCGCCACAGGACGAAGCAGCTTTTTTTCCGGGCTCTCCAGCGGGAAGACCGTCGCCCTCCGCGGGACGACACTGAACACCACCGTCACCTGGACGAGCGCCCGCCGAGACAATTGA
- a CDS encoding DUF6502 family protein has protein sequence MPKAKPVQALSAATLTLLRPLARILLRNSVSHQTFAELAKQAYVEVALKEFGIPGKKQTTSRIAILTGLTRKEVQRLLAAPGGAEQNATEEYHRAARVITGWVRDPDFGDGKGHPLPLRLNDRRASFSELVKRYSGDIPVRAMLDELLRVGAVKQMKDGRICLLTHAYVPQKGTAEKLQVLGTDTADLIGTIDHNVHQNPSKARFQRKVMYDNVPVEAAQAFHILASAQGQELLEALDRWLSQRDRDVNPAINGTGRVRVGLGIYHFEERLDQEP, from the coding sequence ATGCCCAAAGCCAAGCCCGTGCAGGCCTTGTCCGCCGCAACCCTCACATTGCTGCGCCCGCTGGCAAGAATCCTGCTCCGAAACAGCGTCTCCCACCAGACATTCGCCGAACTGGCGAAACAGGCCTATGTCGAGGTCGCGCTGAAGGAATTTGGCATTCCGGGGAAGAAACAGACGACCTCGCGCATCGCGATTCTGACCGGACTGACGCGGAAAGAGGTGCAGCGCTTGCTGGCCGCCCCGGGAGGAGCCGAGCAGAATGCGACGGAGGAATATCATCGGGCGGCCCGCGTGATTACCGGCTGGGTCCGCGACCCGGATTTTGGGGACGGCAAAGGCCATCCGCTTCCGTTGCGCCTGAACGACCGGCGCGCGTCATTCAGCGAGCTGGTCAAACGCTATAGCGGAGACATTCCGGTGCGCGCCATGCTGGACGAACTCCTGCGTGTCGGCGCCGTCAAACAGATGAAGGATGGACGGATCTGCCTCCTCACCCACGCCTATGTGCCGCAGAAAGGGACGGCCGAAAAACTCCAGGTCCTCGGCACGGATACCGCCGACTTGATCGGCACCATCGACCATAACGTGCACCAAAATCCGTCCAAGGCCCGCTTCCAGCGGAAAGTGATGTACGACAATGTTCCCGTCGAAGCGGCCCAGGCATTTCACATCCTTGCATCGGCCCAAGGCCAGGAACTTCTGGAAGCCCTCGACCGGTGGCTCTCCCAACGGGATCGCGATGTGAATCCCGCGATCAACGGCACCGGCCGGGTCCGTGTCGGCCTGGGGATCTACCATTTTGAAGAACGGCTCGATCAAGAACCCTGA
- a CDS encoding PilZ domain-containing protein, producing MSLRAQSTPIPDRRQHPRVVTAFQAAFTTPDGETGEGTAIDLSTGGCKFHSLSPLILHAQIEIQIFVPGEHIPITVPMGLVRWAEGTTYGVEFLQLTEASRQLIQRLSGL from the coding sequence ATGTCCCTTCGTGCCCAGTCCACCCCTATCCCAGACCGCCGTCAACACCCCCGGGTAGTCACGGCATTTCAGGCCGCCTTTACCACGCCGGATGGCGAGACTGGAGAGGGCACGGCCATTGATCTCTCCACCGGCGGCTGCAAGTTCCATAGCCTCTCTCCGCTCATTCTGCACGCACAGATCGAGATCCAGATCTTCGTTCCCGGAGAACATATTCCCATCACCGTGCCGATGGGCCTGGTCCGTTGGGCCGAGGGCACCACGTACGGCGTGGAATTTCTGCAACTCACCGAGGCCAGCCGGCAACTGATCCAGCGCCTCTCCGGCCTCTAG
- a CDS encoding PilZ domain-containing protein, whose product MAQRLTCPQCQTDRVLRSYPQSLREHVASWLGIAPFHCQDCRFRFLTFRLSFNEAKPPADRREHFRIPVRLFLSFSGGKIRGEGTVLDLSMGGCVIQSETQVHIDDIFYLQVAISDQDPPLEVAAMVRSVGPRGIAFKFLRKAQDDKRLQSFIHAHSSPLSSREMTHSLAR is encoded by the coding sequence ATGGCTCAACGGCTCACCTGCCCGCAATGTCAAACGGACCGCGTGCTCCGTTCCTATCCGCAGTCGCTGCGCGAGCATGTGGCGTCGTGGCTGGGGATTGCGCCGTTTCATTGCCAGGACTGCAGGTTTCGGTTTCTGACTTTTCGGCTGAGCTTCAATGAGGCGAAACCGCCGGCCGACCGTCGCGAGCATTTCCGCATCCCGGTGCGGCTATTTCTCTCGTTTTCAGGCGGGAAAATCAGGGGGGAAGGCACGGTGCTGGATCTCTCAATGGGGGGCTGTGTCATCCAGAGCGAGACGCAAGTTCACATCGATGACATCTTCTATTTGCAGGTGGCGATTTCCGACCAAGACCCTCCGCTCGAAGTGGCGGCGATGGTGCGTTCGGTAGGCCCACGCGGCATTGCCTTCAAATTCCTCCGCAAAGCGCAGGACGATAAACGCCTTCAGAGTTTCATTCACGCCCATTCGAGCCCCCTCTCATCCAGAGAGATGACCCACAGTCTGGCACGCTAG
- a CDS encoding LemA family protein, giving the protein MTRKRWTNGLLAVVMVCAGLVSGCGYNDLQGLDEDTKAAWSEVINQYQRRADLIPNLVATVKGYAEHEKETLEGVVQARASATSVQVTPETLKNPAAFEQFQKSQAGLTSALGRLLAVAENYPTLKADQNFRDLQSQLEGTENRIAVARKRYIDRVAEYNKMVRYFPTNLTAKFLLHLEEKPNFTVADEKAVAKPPEVKF; this is encoded by the coding sequence ATGACACGCAAGAGGTGGACGAATGGGTTACTGGCGGTTGTGATGGTCTGCGCGGGCCTGGTATCCGGGTGCGGCTATAACGATCTCCAAGGGCTGGATGAAGATACCAAGGCGGCCTGGAGCGAGGTCATTAACCAATACCAGCGCCGGGCGGACCTCATTCCCAACCTCGTGGCGACCGTGAAGGGCTACGCCGAACACGAGAAGGAAACGCTCGAAGGCGTCGTGCAGGCGCGTGCCAGCGCCACGAGTGTGCAAGTGACGCCGGAGACTCTGAAAAATCCGGCAGCGTTTGAACAGTTTCAGAAATCGCAGGCCGGGTTGACCTCGGCATTGGGGCGGCTTTTAGCGGTGGCGGAAAACTATCCCACCTTGAAGGCGGATCAAAACTTCCGCGATCTCCAGAGCCAGCTCGAAGGGACGGAGAACCGCATTGCTGTCGCGCGCAAGCGCTACATCGACCGGGTGGCGGAGTACAACAAAATGGTTCGCTACTTCCCGACCAATCTCACGGCGAAATTCCTGCTCCATCTGGAGGAAAAGCCGAATTTCACCGTGGCGGATGAAAAAGCGGTGGCCAAGCCGCCGGAAGTCAAATTTTAG
- a CDS encoding TPM domain-containing protein, which translates to MSRVWPEPARLMLCLGLVLWAASAWALEVPALTGRVVDPSHVLPAATVESLTASLAAHEAKTSNQVAVLILPSLEGEPFEPFSHQVATTWKLGQKGTDNGVLLLVALKERKVRIEVGYGLEGTLTDARSAQIIRHEIVPRFRAGDLPGGVTAGIEAILKTIEGTYQAPERPAGQAGGEDMVGQILVALLIGVVFGLALSNVNRVVGALAGTGLALWLSPWLIPAIVTGLVTLLVVLFLGTAMSGRGGRGFDDWTSYSSRGGGWGGGGFGGGGGFSGGGGDFGGGGASGDW; encoded by the coding sequence ATGAGCCGTGTCTGGCCTGAGCCGGCGCGGCTCATGTTGTGTCTGGGCCTCGTGCTCTGGGCCGCCTCGGCCTGGGCGCTGGAGGTGCCAGCCCTCACAGGCCGCGTCGTCGATCCGTCCCATGTGCTCCCAGCGGCCACGGTCGAATCCCTCACCGCCAGCCTCGCGGCTCATGAGGCGAAGACCAGCAATCAAGTCGCCGTCCTCATTCTGCCCTCCCTCGAAGGCGAACCGTTCGAGCCCTTTTCCCATCAGGTGGCCACCACCTGGAAGCTCGGTCAGAAGGGGACGGACAATGGGGTGCTGTTGCTGGTCGCCTTGAAAGAACGCAAGGTCCGGATCGAAGTGGGCTATGGCCTGGAGGGGACCTTGACCGATGCCAGGTCGGCGCAAATTATTCGGCACGAGATTGTGCCGCGATTTCGTGCGGGCGATCTGCCAGGCGGAGTGACTGCCGGGATTGAGGCGATTCTGAAGACCATCGAAGGCACCTATCAGGCGCCTGAGCGGCCAGCGGGACAGGCCGGCGGCGAGGACATGGTTGGTCAGATCCTCGTGGCCCTGCTCATCGGCGTGGTGTTTGGCTTGGCCCTCTCGAATGTGAATCGTGTCGTCGGCGCTCTGGCTGGCACCGGCCTCGCTCTGTGGCTGTCTCCCTGGCTGATTCCGGCCATCGTCACGGGCCTGGTCACCTTACTGGTGGTTCTGTTCTTAGGGACTGCAATGTCGGGCCGCGGTGGCCGTGGCTTTGACGACTGGACCTCCTACAGCAGCAGGGGCGGAGGATGGGGAGGCGGCGGGTTCGGAGGTGGAGGAGGATTCAGCGGCGGGGGCGGCGATTTTGGAGGAGGAGGCGCCAGTGGCGACTGGTAA